A stretch of the Marivirga tractuosa DSM 4126 genome encodes the following:
- the hslV gene encoding ATP-dependent protease subunit HslV, protein MSKIRSTTVCAVVHKGQVAIGADGQATMGNTVAKSNVKKIRKLQDGKIVTGFAGSTADAFNLLEKFDEKLNAFGGNMKRSAIELAKEWRTDRYLRKLEAMMIVADKDEVLIISGTGDVLEPDNQIATIGSGSMYAQSAATALKKHAGDKLSAEDIVRESLHIAADICIYTNHNLVVETIG, encoded by the coding sequence ATGTCAAAAATAAGATCAACTACCGTATGTGCGGTTGTACACAAAGGTCAAGTAGCCATTGGGGCAGATGGACAAGCTACCATGGGGAATACTGTTGCCAAAAGCAATGTAAAAAAAATCAGAAAGCTTCAGGATGGTAAAATCGTTACTGGTTTTGCTGGTTCAACAGCTGATGCTTTCAACTTACTAGAAAAGTTCGATGAAAAACTGAATGCTTTTGGAGGCAATATGAAGCGTTCGGCTATTGAACTAGCGAAAGAGTGGAGGACAGACCGCTATTTACGAAAGCTAGAAGCTATGATGATTGTGGCTGACAAAGATGAAGTTTTAATCATTTCTGGTACTGGAGATGTATTGGAGCCCGACAATCAAATTGCCACTATTGGTTCTGGGAGCATGTATGCACAATCTGCTGCAACTGCTTTGAAAAAGCATGCAGGTGATAAATTATCTGCTGAAGATATTGTAAGGGAAAGTTTACACATAGCAGCTGATATTTGTATTTATACCAACCACAATTTGGTTGTGGAGACCATTGGTTGA
- a CDS encoding pyruvate dehydrogenase complex dihydrolipoamide acetyltransferase, with protein sequence MAEVIKMPKMSDTMEEGVIASWLVKEGDEVSSGDILAEVETDKATMELESYEDGVILHIGIKEGDAVPVDGVIAIIGEKGEDIDGLLKEVENGGSSAKAEESSSEKEDKKSEQGSEEEIDASDVNASLITMPKMSDTMEEGVIASWLKKEGDKVEAGDILAEVETDKATMELEAYEDGTLLYIGIKEGDAAPIDGVIAVIGEEGADYKKLLKAHEQKSSGGGESKNEAKEEKKEKSEDKKSSESKSDSGSPKPTPPVDAANKEKSGEGKGRIFASPLAKKIAKDKGIDLSEVEGSGGNGRIIKSDVENFTPKQKSTEAAKQESSEQAMSIPQVVGEESYEEVKVSQMRKAVAKRLSESKFTAPHFYVTMEINMDKAMEARKSINEVSPIKISFNDMVIKAVAASLRQHPKVNSSWMGDKIRRNNHVHVGMAVAVEEGLLVPVIRFADNKSLSHIATEAKDFAKKAKSKELEPKDWEGNTFTVSNLGMFGVEEFTAIINPPDACILAVGGIKQTAVVKDGELVPGNVMKVTLSCDHRVVDGAVGSAFLQTLKGLLEDPVRILI encoded by the coding sequence ATGGCTGAAGTAATAAAAATGCCCAAAATGAGTGACACCATGGAAGAAGGTGTAATTGCCTCATGGTTGGTAAAAGAGGGCGATGAAGTATCATCAGGAGATATATTGGCTGAGGTTGAAACCGATAAAGCCACAATGGAATTAGAGTCTTATGAAGACGGAGTAATTTTACACATCGGAATAAAAGAAGGGGATGCAGTGCCAGTTGATGGTGTAATTGCCATCATAGGTGAAAAAGGAGAAGATATTGACGGTTTGTTAAAAGAAGTCGAAAATGGTGGAAGCTCTGCGAAAGCTGAAGAAAGCAGTTCTGAAAAAGAAGATAAGAAATCAGAACAGGGAAGTGAAGAAGAAATTGACGCTTCGGATGTGAATGCAAGCCTAATCACTATGCCGAAAATGAGTGATACCATGGAAGAGGGAGTGATTGCCTCATGGTTAAAGAAGGAAGGTGATAAAGTAGAAGCCGGTGATATTTTAGCTGAGGTGGAAACTGATAAGGCAACCATGGAATTGGAAGCTTATGAAGATGGTACTTTGCTATACATCGGAATAAAAGAAGGTGATGCGGCTCCAATTGACGGAGTCATTGCCGTAATCGGTGAAGAAGGTGCTGATTATAAAAAATTGTTAAAAGCTCATGAGCAAAAATCTTCAGGTGGTGGAGAAAGCAAAAATGAAGCTAAAGAAGAAAAGAAAGAGAAGTCTGAAGATAAAAAATCATCTGAAAGCAAATCTGATTCAGGTAGTCCTAAGCCAACCCCACCTGTTGATGCTGCAAATAAAGAGAAGAGTGGTGAAGGTAAAGGCAGAATTTTTGCCAGCCCATTGGCTAAGAAAATCGCTAAGGATAAAGGGATTGATTTATCAGAAGTAGAAGGCTCTGGTGGTAATGGCAGAATCATTAAATCAGATGTTGAAAACTTCACTCCTAAGCAGAAATCTACGGAAGCTGCAAAACAAGAGTCTTCAGAACAGGCTATGAGTATTCCACAAGTTGTGGGAGAAGAAAGCTATGAAGAGGTGAAAGTCTCTCAGATGAGAAAAGCGGTTGCCAAAAGACTTTCTGAAAGTAAGTTTACCGCTCCGCACTTCTACGTGACCATGGAAATCAATATGGATAAAGCCATGGAAGCAAGAAAGAGCATTAATGAGGTGAGTCCAATTAAGATATCTTTCAATGACATGGTGATTAAAGCAGTGGCCGCTTCACTACGTCAGCATCCAAAGGTGAACAGCTCATGGATGGGCGATAAAATAAGAAGAAATAATCACGTTCATGTGGGAATGGCAGTGGCAGTAGAGGAAGGTCTATTAGTGCCTGTTATCCGCTTTGCTGATAATAAATCATTATCGCATATAGCAACTGAAGCAAAAGATTTTGCTAAAAAGGCGAAAAGTAAAGAATTAGAGCCAAAAGATTGGGAAGGCAATACCTTTACTGTTTCCAATTTAGGAATGTTTGGAGTAGAAGAATTTACAGCAATTATTAATCCACCTGATGCTTGTATTTTGGCAGTGGGAGGGATCAAACAAACTGCTGTGGTGAAAGATGGTGAATTGGTGCCTGGAAATGTGATGAAAGTAACGCTTTCTTGCGATCATAGAGTGGTAGATGGAGCAGTGGGTTCTGCATTCTTACAAACCTTAAAAGGATTGTTGGAAGACCCAGTGAGAATATTGATTTAA
- a CDS encoding OmpH family outer membrane protein codes for MKNLSLILNIILIVAVAYLFVDKFSGGGKEDENTSTEQKDDKIYQNVAIAYVHSDSLLANYDFMKDIEAELGELSQKYEKEYQNRAQGLQNEISDFQRTAQNLTVAQGKALEENLMKKQQNLRVYQEDLSRKLRQKEAELNNELYKTISDYLNEYGNQNNLQLVLTYSRGSDVLYANEGLEITNEVIEGLNKAYNEKADTEASE; via the coding sequence GTGAAGAACTTATCATTAATACTTAATATCATTTTAATTGTAGCGGTTGCCTATTTATTTGTAGACAAATTTAGTGGCGGGGGAAAAGAAGATGAGAATACATCAACTGAACAAAAAGATGATAAAATATATCAAAATGTAGCCATCGCATATGTTCATTCTGATTCATTATTAGCCAACTATGATTTTATGAAGGACATAGAAGCGGAGTTAGGCGAACTTTCTCAGAAATATGAAAAAGAATATCAAAATAGAGCACAAGGTTTGCAAAATGAAATCAGTGATTTTCAAAGAACGGCTCAAAATTTGACTGTGGCGCAAGGAAAAGCATTGGAAGAGAATCTGATGAAAAAGCAACAGAATTTAAGAGTATACCAGGAAGATTTATCAAGAAAATTGCGTCAGAAAGAGGCAGAGTTGAATAACGAATTATATAAAACGATCAGCGATTATTTGAATGAATATGGTAATCAGAACAATCTTCAACTGGTTTTAACTTATTCTAGAGGAAGTGATGTTTTATATGCTAATGAAGGATTGGAAATTACTAATGAGGTAATTGAAGGTTTAAATAAAGCATATAATGAAAAAGCTGATACAGAAGCTTCTGAATAA
- a CDS encoding rhomboid family intramembrane serine protease — translation MSKEKSLFRQSVVFGSYIILILWLVKAAEWGFATNFAHFGIMPRHLLGTIGIFTSPFIHGDFLHLLSNSFSLMLLIIILFFFYDKIALKALLYIYIITGVFVWIIAREAYHIGASGVIYGIASFILFSGLLRKNQSSLALSFVVLLLYGGMFYGVLPQDGHISWESHLMGLLSGLLVALWMKNEFAGQAELKLYFEKDWEEEEFEDDGEHYNFTNPDHQFLYEYKETEKEDKHKDDKLG, via the coding sequence ATGTCTAAAGAAAAATCACTTTTTCGGCAAAGTGTAGTTTTTGGTAGCTACATTATCTTAATCCTTTGGCTTGTAAAAGCTGCTGAATGGGGCTTTGCTACTAATTTTGCTCATTTTGGCATTATGCCGAGACATTTATTGGGAACTATAGGGATATTTACTTCGCCATTTATTCATGGTGATTTTTTGCATTTGCTCTCCAATAGCTTTTCCCTGATGCTTCTGATAATCATTCTCTTTTTCTTTTATGATAAAATTGCCTTGAAGGCGTTGCTCTACATATATATAATAACTGGTGTTTTCGTATGGATAATAGCACGAGAAGCTTATCATATTGGTGCTAGCGGTGTGATATATGGCATCGCCTCATTTATATTGTTTAGCGGACTTCTACGAAAAAATCAATCTTCTTTGGCCTTATCATTTGTAGTGTTATTGTTATATGGCGGGATGTTTTATGGGGTACTACCTCAGGACGGTCATATTTCATGGGAATCTCATTTGATGGGCTTATTAAGCGGCCTTTTGGTTGCTTTATGGATGAAAAATGAATTTGCAGGACAAGCTGAATTGAAATTGTATTTTGAGAAAGATTGGGAAGAGGAAGAGTTTGAGGATGATGGAGAACATTATAATTTCACTAATCCTGATCATCAATTCTTATATGAATATAAAGAAACTGAAAAGGAGGATAAGCATAAAGATGATAAATTAGGTTGA
- a CDS encoding histone deacetylase family protein, translating into MLKIAYRKEYAHPLPENHRFPMIKYELLPEQLIYEGTVTESSFFSPNLLSEEDILAVHTNEYWQKLKNLTLSRKEERRTGFPLSAALIERERIINQGTIDAANFALEYGVAMNIAGGTHHAFTDRGEGFCLLNDIAIAAQYLLKNAKVSKILVVDLDVHQGNGTAEIFRDNPDVFTFSMHGKGNYPMHKERSDLDIEMEDKTDDKTYLTVLRENLPKLIDDEQPDFIFFQSGVDVLATDKLGRLGMTINGCKERDKIVFEHCHLNEIPVVASMGGGYSEKIAHIIEAHANTYRLAQDIYF; encoded by the coding sequence ATGCTCAAAATCGCCTACAGAAAAGAATACGCTCACCCACTTCCTGAAAATCATCGCTTTCCAATGATAAAATACGAGTTACTGCCAGAGCAGTTAATTTATGAAGGAACTGTAACGGAAAGTAGTTTCTTTTCTCCCAATCTTTTGTCAGAAGAAGACATTTTAGCGGTGCATACGAACGAATATTGGCAGAAACTTAAGAATTTAACTTTAAGTAGAAAAGAGGAGAGGAGGACTGGATTCCCATTATCTGCTGCATTGATTGAGCGGGAAAGAATCATTAATCAAGGTACAATTGATGCTGCTAATTTTGCTTTAGAATATGGAGTGGCTATGAATATTGCTGGTGGAACACATCATGCCTTTACCGACCGTGGAGAGGGATTTTGTTTGTTGAATGATATTGCGATTGCAGCTCAGTACTTGTTGAAAAATGCCAAAGTCAGTAAAATATTGGTTGTTGACTTGGATGTGCATCAAGGAAACGGAACAGCTGAGATTTTTCGTGATAATCCTGATGTTTTTACATTTAGTATGCATGGAAAAGGGAATTACCCCATGCATAAAGAACGCTCTGATTTAGATATTGAAATGGAAGATAAAACAGATGATAAAACATATCTGACAGTTTTGAGAGAAAATCTCCCTAAACTGATTGATGATGAACAGCCCGATTTTATCTTTTTTCAATCTGGAGTTGATGTTTTAGCAACAGATAAGCTGGGTCGGCTGGGAATGACAATAAATGGTTGCAAGGAAAGAGATAAGATTGTTTTTGAGCATTGCCATTTAAATGAGATTCCGGTGGTTGCCAGTATGGGTGGAGGTTATTCTGAGAAAATAGCGCACATTATTGAGGCTCATGCCAATACATATCGCCTTGCCCAAGATATCTACTTCTAA
- a CDS encoding phage holin family protein, with protein MNFLIKLLLSSLAVIVSSYILPGAHVEGFFDALVVSLFLALFSATLKPLLIILTIPVTVFTLGFFLLVINALMIMLADYVVDGFYVDGFWWALLFGIILAIVNSVFESVSKKDE; from the coding sequence ATGAATTTCTTAATCAAATTACTTTTATCCTCATTAGCGGTAATAGTTTCATCTTATATACTGCCTGGAGCTCATGTTGAAGGTTTTTTTGATGCACTTGTAGTTTCATTATTTTTAGCTTTGTTCAGTGCTACACTCAAGCCCTTATTAATAATACTGACTATTCCAGTTACGGTCTTTACTTTGGGGTTTTTTCTTCTAGTTATCAATGCACTAATGATAATGCTTGCAGATTATGTTGTAGATGGCTTTTATGTAGATGGTTTCTGGTGGGCGCTTTTGTTTGGAATAATCCTAGCAATTGTGAATAGTGTTTTTGAAAGTGTAAGTAAAAAAGATGAATAA
- a CDS encoding DinB family protein: MNLVHAPFYQGYVDLVKGDLEEELKHQISEISVLINNIPEEKWNNRYEKGKWSVAQVMQHCIDTERIMAFRALSLARGESAALPGFSENDYAAASEYSRQDKAKMAEEFYHLRKSHLSLFQSMPEKILKKEGEADGHAISISSLWYIIAGHWKHHQKVLKERYF; the protein is encoded by the coding sequence ATGAACTTAGTACACGCTCCTTTTTATCAAGGATATGTTGATTTAGTAAAAGGCGATCTTGAAGAAGAACTCAAACATCAAATCAGCGAAATATCAGTCTTAATTAATAATATTCCAGAGGAAAAATGGAACAATAGATATGAAAAAGGAAAATGGAGCGTGGCTCAGGTAATGCAACATTGCATTGATACTGAGCGTATCATGGCTTTTCGAGCGCTTTCTCTGGCTAGGGGAGAAAGTGCTGCTCTTCCAGGTTTTTCTGAAAACGATTATGCTGCAGCCTCAGAATATTCCCGTCAGGATAAAGCAAAAATGGCGGAAGAATTTTATCATTTAAGAAAAAGTCACTTATCTTTATTCCAGTCAATGCCTGAGAAGATTCTCAAAAAAGAAGGGGAAGCTGATGGTCATGCAATTTCAATTTCAAGCTTATGGTATATCATCGCTGGTCATTGGAAGCATCATCAAAAGGTGTTGAAGGAAAGATATTTTTAA
- a CDS encoding Lacal_2735 family protein, which translates to MFGLFKKKSEKEKLNDQYKKLLAEYHKLSTIDRKKADQKMAEAEEVAKKMDAINE; encoded by the coding sequence ATGTTTGGATTATTTAAGAAGAAATCGGAAAAAGAAAAGTTAAACGATCAATACAAGAAACTACTTGCAGAATATCATAAGTTGAGCACTATTGATCGAAAAAAGGCAGATCAGAAAATGGCAGAAGCAGAAGAGGTAGCCAAAAAAATGGATGCTATTAATGAATAA
- a CDS encoding 3-oxoacyl-ACP synthase III family protein, which produces MKNSKIVGLGHAVPQTVVTNNDIAKWIDTTDEWITERTGIKERRFFDPEIEESLAKMAKKAADMALENAKMKNEDIDFIIFASITPDYFFPGSSVLLQREMGMGTIGCLDIRNACSGFVYSLSVADQFIKTGMYKNIMVVGGEIQSTAIDMSDRGRSTAVIFGDGVGVAIMSATDEQGVLSTHLHAEGTYAEELYVKDPGSSRPREERQPEQILDTSGYKVYMNGNMVFKHAVVRFQEVINEALEANNLKPSDIDMLVPHQANLRISKFIQSKMGLSDDKVYNNIQKYGNTTAASIPIALSEAWHEGKVKDGDLVCLAAFGSGFTWGSALIRW; this is translated from the coding sequence ATGAAAAATTCAAAAATAGTAGGTCTAGGACATGCTGTCCCTCAAACAGTAGTGACCAATAATGACATAGCCAAGTGGATTGATACAACTGATGAGTGGATTACTGAAAGGACTGGTATAAAAGAGAGGCGATTTTTTGATCCTGAAATTGAAGAGTCTTTAGCTAAGATGGCTAAAAAAGCGGCTGATATGGCGTTAGAAAATGCTAAAATGAAAAATGAGGATATTGATTTTATCATTTTTGCCAGTATTACGCCAGACTATTTCTTTCCAGGTTCAAGTGTTTTGCTCCAACGAGAAATGGGAATGGGGACAATTGGATGTTTAGATATCCGAAATGCATGTTCAGGTTTTGTGTATAGTTTGTCCGTAGCAGACCAATTTATTAAAACAGGAATGTATAAAAATATTATGGTTGTGGGTGGCGAAATACAATCGACAGCTATTGATATGTCCGATAGAGGCAGATCCACAGCCGTTATTTTTGGTGATGGAGTAGGAGTTGCTATTATGAGTGCAACTGATGAACAAGGGGTTTTATCCACTCATTTGCATGCCGAGGGAACTTATGCTGAAGAATTATATGTGAAAGATCCTGGTAGTAGCCGACCAAGAGAAGAAAGGCAACCAGAGCAGATTTTGGATACTTCAGGTTACAAAGTATATATGAATGGAAACATGGTTTTTAAACACGCAGTGGTGCGCTTTCAGGAAGTCATAAATGAAGCATTAGAAGCCAATAATTTGAAACCTTCGGATATTGATATGTTGGTGCCTCATCAGGCTAATCTTCGTATCTCTAAATTCATTCAATCCAAAATGGGGCTTTCTGATGATAAGGTCTACAATAATATACAAAAATATGGAAATACTACAGCTGCGTCTATTCCCATAGCCTTAAGTGAGGCATGGCATGAAGGAAAAGTCAAAGATGGTGATTTGGTTTGCTTGGCTGCTTTTGGCAGTGGATTTACTTGGGGGTCAGCGCTCATACGATGGTAA
- a CDS encoding gamma carbonic anhydrase family protein yields MGIIKGCKGKTPQIGKDTYIADNAVIVGDVTIGEECSIWWSAVVRGDVNSISIGDKTNIQDGAVIHCTYQKASTTIGNKVSIGHKAIVHGCTIEDSALVGMGAIVMDNAVVQSGAMVAAGAVVLENTVVESGYIYAGVPAKKVKKIEGDFAEIFERTAKNYTLYKTWFEE; encoded by the coding sequence ATGGGAATAATTAAAGGTTGCAAAGGGAAAACACCTCAGATAGGAAAAGATACTTATATAGCTGATAATGCTGTGATTGTGGGTGATGTCACAATCGGTGAAGAATGCAGTATTTGGTGGAGTGCGGTGGTAAGAGGAGATGTGAATAGCATTAGTATTGGTGATAAAACTAATATTCAAGATGGTGCAGTAATTCATTGCACTTATCAGAAGGCTTCTACTACTATTGGTAATAAAGTATCGATAGGTCATAAAGCCATTGTTCATGGTTGTACCATTGAGGATTCTGCATTAGTAGGGATGGGAGCAATTGTGATGGATAATGCAGTTGTTCAATCAGGAGCTATGGTAGCTGCAGGTGCAGTGGTCTTGGAAAATACGGTAGTGGAGTCTGGTTATATTTACGCTGGAGTACCGGCAAAGAAAGTGAAGAAAATAGAAGGTGATTTCGCAGAAATCTTCGAAAGAACTGCCAAGAATTACACGCTTTATAAAACCTGGTTTGAAGAATAG
- a CDS encoding YceI family protein — MKILKTTSALAFAIILAVACTSNPKSDEAKVSEAEEVTEAQGMEINVSSDEAEMEFVGTKPTGRHYGNIALSDGSIKVKDGKITGGKFVFDLNQITITDLKDDQENHKKLVGHLQSDDFFDAKNHPKVTFELVSVKALKTTKSADSYDSYQDDMEQPAEDEKIMELPKYELEGATHEVTGNLTMRGKTLAITVPAKIEVADNGVKAFTNFSIDRTKWGLMYGDESKAVDKAKDKFIYNTVGIGFNIDAKAKNM; from the coding sequence ATGAAAATTTTAAAAACAACAAGCGCATTGGCCTTTGCCATTATTTTGGCAGTTGCATGTACATCCAATCCGAAAAGCGATGAAGCCAAAGTGAGCGAAGCTGAAGAAGTTACTGAAGCTCAAGGAATGGAAATAAATGTATCATCTGATGAAGCTGAAATGGAATTTGTGGGTACAAAACCTACAGGAAGACATTATGGTAATATTGCTCTTTCAGACGGTTCTATCAAAGTTAAAGACGGGAAAATTACTGGTGGAAAATTTGTTTTTGATTTAAACCAGATTACTATAACCGATTTAAAAGATGATCAAGAAAATCACAAAAAATTAGTTGGCCATTTGCAGTCAGACGATTTCTTTGATGCTAAAAATCATCCTAAAGTTACTTTTGAATTAGTATCTGTAAAAGCATTAAAAACCACCAAATCAGCAGACTCTTATGATTCCTATCAAGACGATATGGAGCAGCCTGCTGAAGATGAAAAAATCATGGAATTACCAAAATATGAGCTTGAAGGTGCTACTCATGAAGTAACAGGTAATTTAACAATGCGAGGTAAAACCTTAGCCATAACAGTTCCTGCAAAAATTGAAGTTGCAGATAATGGCGTTAAAGCATTTACTAATTTCAGCATTGATAGAACTAAATGGGGATTAATGTATGGTGATGAATCAAAAGCTGTAGATAAAGCAAAAGACAAATTCATTTACAATACGGTCGGCATCGGTTTTAACATTGATGCAAAGGCAAAAAACATGTAA
- the pabB gene encoding aminodeoxychorismate synthase component I, translating into MKSTKIKISQPSYWDALLKWSNQFENIAIFYPQQIEQYPFGAFPKCIAVGNKKLKLNPPYFQSLKSHLKENPTQKLFGYLGYDLKNELEKLESKNASVISWEPMNFFVPDCIISCEENQLSIQSADLKYFLNQIEKVLTESKREHEVKSNIKSLKSWTSKSEYINTVKKLRNHIEEGDIYEINYCINFSAVADQLNPIKVFEQLCENSPAPFASFLKMDNKYIISASPERFIKLKDNKIISQPIKGTASRGKTEAEDKENKKQLSESEKERAENMMIVDLVRNDLAKSSRSGSVKVEEIFGIYSFQQVHQMISTISAHKRKETHPIDVIKNAFPMGSMTGAPKIRAMKLIERYENSKRNVFSGSIGYFNGENEFDFNVLIRSIYFDKESKNLNYQVGSAITYDSDAEAEYEECLLKAKAIEKTLGFI; encoded by the coding sequence TTGAAATCAACTAAAATTAAAATATCACAGCCCTCGTATTGGGATGCATTATTGAAATGGAGCAATCAATTTGAAAATATTGCTATTTTCTATCCACAGCAAATAGAGCAATATCCTTTTGGAGCATTTCCAAAATGCATTGCTGTTGGGAACAAGAAGCTTAAGCTCAATCCACCCTATTTTCAATCTCTTAAATCTCATTTAAAAGAAAATCCAACCCAAAAGCTATTTGGATATTTAGGGTATGATTTGAAAAACGAACTTGAAAAATTAGAAAGTAAAAATGCCTCCGTTATCAGTTGGGAACCCATGAACTTCTTTGTTCCAGATTGCATCATTTCATGTGAAGAAAACCAGCTTTCCATCCAGAGTGCAGATTTAAAATATTTTCTGAATCAAATAGAAAAAGTGCTTACAGAAAGCAAAAGAGAACATGAAGTGAAATCAAATATTAAGAGTTTAAAAAGCTGGACAAGTAAATCAGAATATATTAATACAGTAAAAAAGCTTAGAAACCACATTGAGGAAGGAGATATTTATGAAATTAATTACTGCATCAATTTTTCAGCTGTTGCAGATCAATTAAATCCTATAAAAGTTTTTGAACAGTTATGCGAAAACTCCCCCGCCCCCTTTGCTTCCTTCTTAAAAATGGATAATAAATACATCATTTCAGCATCTCCAGAACGTTTCATCAAACTAAAAGACAATAAAATTATAAGTCAGCCTATCAAAGGGACTGCTAGCAGAGGCAAAACGGAAGCAGAAGATAAAGAAAATAAAAAGCAACTATCTGAAAGCGAAAAAGAACGTGCTGAAAACATGATGATTGTTGATTTAGTGAGAAACGATCTAGCTAAATCCTCAAGAAGTGGAAGTGTGAAAGTGGAAGAGATATTCGGCATCTACAGCTTTCAGCAAGTACATCAAATGATAAGTACTATCTCAGCTCATAAAAGAAAGGAAACTCATCCTATTGACGTTATAAAAAATGCATTTCCTATGGGGAGTATGACGGGTGCACCAAAAATCCGTGCTATGAAACTTATTGAGCGCTATGAGAACAGTAAAAGGAATGTGTTTTCCGGAAGCATAGGCTATTTCAATGGTGAAAACGAATTTGATTTTAATGTCCTTATCCGCAGTATTTATTTTGATAAAGAATCCAAAAATCTAAACTATCAGGTTGGAAGTGCCATTACTTATGATTCGGATGCTGAGGCTGAATATGAAGAGTGCCTCTTAAAAGCCAAAGCAATTGAAAAAACGCTAGGTTTCATCTAA